One segment of Macrotis lagotis isolate mMagLag1 chromosome 1, bilby.v1.9.chrom.fasta, whole genome shotgun sequence DNA contains the following:
- the DNAJC28 gene encoding dnaJ homolog subfamily C member 28, translating into MKWLCIIMNPTLRYSILVNIAVLPNRMKVIPCPHIISNRVMSNYTPKRKIIEYYNILNLNEGCSAVEVRESFRQLAKQFHPDSGSSTADPAAFIQIEEAYRVVLDHVTEKTKKRQSKIEQEEDEDTAKYKTPQHRHYLSFEGFGLGTPSQREKQYRQFRADRASEQVMEYQKQKLEKQYYANSVTAKNVRQSKNQKITQAIERLVEDLIQESMAKGDFDNLSGKGKPLKKFSGCSYLDPMTHNLNRILIENGYQPEWILMQKEINDTIVQLRQDILVSRNKLGHPMTSNELKQWSQVCEKFQENIKKLNKRINYFNLIVPILNRQKVHFDAEKEIARALKNFENLKEASKIDNKSTPNIKPENVKTVGFKASFFKWLNLW; encoded by the coding sequence ATGAAGTGGCTATGTATAATTATGAACCCCACATTAAGATACTCTATTTTGGTAAATATAGCAGTGCTTCCAAACCGGATGAAAGTTATCCCATGTCCTCATATAATTAGTAATAGAGTGATGTCAAATTATACACCTAAAAggaaaatcatagaatattacaATATACTTAACCTTAATGAAGGCTGTTCTGCTGTTGAAGTAAGAGAATCATTTCGTCAACTTGCAAAGCAGTTCCATCCAGATAGTGGATCCAGTACAGCTGATCCTGCGGCATTTATACAGATAGAAGAAGCCTATAGGGTGGTACTTGACCATGTAAcggagaaaacaaaaaagagacaaagtaaAATTGAGCAAGAGGAGGATGAAGATACAGCTAAATATAAAACGCCACAACATAGACATTATTTAAGTTTTGAAGGTTTTGGTTTGGGAACTCCAAGTCAACGAGAAAAACAATATAGGCAATTTAGAGCAGATCGTGCTAGTGAACAAGTAATGGAATATCAAAAGCAGAAACTGGAAAAACAATATTATGCTAATAGTGTGACTGCCAAAAATGTAAGACAAAGTAAGAATCAAAAAATAACTCAAGCAATTGAACGATTAGTAGAGGACCTCATTCAGGAGTCAATGGCTAAAGGAGACTTTGATAATCTCAGTGGTAAAGGAAAACCACTGAAAAAATTCTCTGGTTGTTCATACCTTGATCCTATGACTCACAACCTGAACAGGATTCTGATAGAGAATGGATACCAGCCTGAATGGATTTTAatgcaaaaggaaataaatgacacTATTGTGCAACTCCGACAAGACATTCTGGTTTCAAGGAATAAACTTGGGCATCCGATGACATCAAATGAGCTAAAGCAATGGAGCCAAGTTTGTGAGAAgtttcaagaaaatataaaaaaattaaacaagagaattaattattttaatttgattgttCCTATTCTAAACAGACAAAAAGTTCATTTTGATGCAGAGAAAGAAATTGCCAGAGCtctaaaaaattttgaaaacctAAAAGAAGCAAGCAAGATTGACAATAAAAGTACACCTAACATTAAACCAGAAAATGTTAAAACAGTTGGATTCAAGGCAAGTTTTTTTAAATGGCTAAATCTGTGGTAA